From a region of the Falco cherrug isolate bFalChe1 chromosome 9, bFalChe1.pri, whole genome shotgun sequence genome:
- the INSYN2A gene encoding inhibitory synaptic factor 2A isoform X1, whose amino-acid sequence MRLFDLFLNAGIMVSKEPSKCLLTASESEVEPAASLALEMKYALDPNRQIKKRNKALQVRFKDICEAQNEQRDKQLSTAQDPDKREAKPVSYKTAYRKYMTVPARRSIPNVTKSTGVQTSPDLKKCYQTFPLDRKKGNILKSASTVDTFKGQNNGFLIDVKDKEGSSSGEAVQWSRKAGSLQTAEFISHINERAYGGSRDDGAEAWPSGDLHSSPQEPPPLPNSADAASEEPTVVQPGRGRPVAGRPGSEEAAQPLHGRVFKTEVATVYLPAAGSNASQHDLPNLAAETDWSPCPAAEEDRKQTAHLNGVQPQAGDARACSSRAQCQATECNEQTLQINVSPMEETQPCQTAVAVSEECQQIVPHTEVVDLKAQLQMMENLISSSQETIKVLLGVIQELEKGEAHREGLSYRTGQDTANCDTCRNSACIIYSVELDFKQQEDKLQPVLRKLHPIEETQVAPLPYSQESYSSTPKQKSKTESKKHGRWKLWFL is encoded by the exons ATGAGGCTTTTTGACCTGTTTTTGAATGCAGGCATCATGGTGAGTAAAGAGCCCAGCAAATGCTTACTCACCGCCTCGGAAAGTGAAGTTGAGCCAGCAGCTTCACTGGCGCTGGAGATGAAATACGCCCTGGATCCCAACCGGCAGATTAAGAAACGGAACAAAGCTCTCCAGGTGAGATTTAAAGATATCTGTGAGGCCCAGAACGAGCAGAGGGACAAACAGCTGTCCACCGCGCAGGATCCTGACAAGAGGGAAGCCAAGCCCGTTTCCTACAAAACAGCTTATCGCAAGTACATGACAGTGCCTGCCCGGAGGTCGATACCCAACGTCACCAAGAGCACAGGAGTTCAGACTTCACCCGATCTCAAAAAGTGTTACCAGACCTTTCCTCTGGACCGGAAAAAGGGGAATATTCTTAAAAGCGCCTCGACCGTGGACACCTTTAAGGGTCAAAACAACGGGTTTCTGATAGACGTTAAGGACAAGGAGGGCAGCAGCTCAGGGGAGGCCGTTCAGTGGAGCAGGAAGGCCGGCAGCCTGCAGACGGCAGAGTTCATTTCCCACATCAACGAGCGCGCCTACGGGGGCTCTCGCGACGACGGGGCCGAGGCCTGGCCAAGCGGCGATTTGCACAGCTCTCCCCAAGAGCCGCCGCCTCTCCCAAACTCGGCCGACGCCGCTTCGGAGGAGCCCACCGTGGTCCAGCCCGGCCGAGGGAGGCCGGTGgctgggcggccggggagcGAGGAGGCCGCCCAGCCCCTCCACGGGAGGGTCTTCAAGACTGAAGTGGCCACCGTTTATCTACCGGCGGCCGGTTCAAACGCCTCGCAGCACGACCTGCCAAACCTCGCGGCCGAGACCGACTGGTCACCGTGCCCGGCAGCCGAGGAGGACAGAAAGCAGACCGCGCACCTCAACGGGGTTCAGCCCCAGGCGGGAGATGCTCGAGCCTGCTCGTCGCGGGCGCAGTGCCAAGCCACCGAATGTAATGAACAGACCCTTCAGATAAACGTTTCGCCTATGGAGGAGACCCAGCCTTGCCAGACGGCCGTCGCGGTGAGCGAGGAATGCCAACAAATCGTGCCTCACACAGAAGTTGTGGACTTGAAAGCGCAGCTTCAGATGATGGAAAATTTGATCAGCTCCAGTCAGGAAACCATAAAAGTGTTGTTGGGTGTTATACAGGAGCTAGAGAAAGGAGAAGCTCACAGAGAAGG GCTTTCATATCGGACTGGTCAAGACACGGCTAATTGCGACACATGCAGGAACAGTGCATGTATTATCTATAG TGTGGAATTGGATTTTAAACAGCAAGAAGATAAACTACAGCCAGTTTTGAGAAAACTTCATCCTATTGAGGAAACTCAGGTTGCACCTTTGCCTTATTCTCAGGAGAGCTACTCCTCCACTCCCAAGCAAAAATCCAAAACTGAATCAAAAAAGCATGGAAGATGGAAACTCTGGTTCCTTTAA
- the INSYN2A gene encoding inhibitory synaptic factor 2A isoform X2, with protein sequence MVSKEPSKCLLTASESEVEPAASLALEMKYALDPNRQIKKRNKALQVRFKDICEAQNEQRDKQLSTAQDPDKREAKPVSYKTAYRKYMTVPARRSIPNVTKSTGVQTSPDLKKCYQTFPLDRKKGNILKSASTVDTFKGQNNGFLIDVKDKEGSSSGEAVQWSRKAGSLQTAEFISHINERAYGGSRDDGAEAWPSGDLHSSPQEPPPLPNSADAASEEPTVVQPGRGRPVAGRPGSEEAAQPLHGRVFKTEVATVYLPAAGSNASQHDLPNLAAETDWSPCPAAEEDRKQTAHLNGVQPQAGDARACSSRAQCQATECNEQTLQINVSPMEETQPCQTAVAVSEECQQIVPHTEVVDLKAQLQMMENLISSSQETIKVLLGVIQELEKGEAHREGLSYRTGQDTANCDTCRNSACIIYSVELDFKQQEDKLQPVLRKLHPIEETQVAPLPYSQESYSSTPKQKSKTESKKHGRWKLWFL encoded by the exons ATGGTGAGTAAAGAGCCCAGCAAATGCTTACTCACCGCCTCGGAAAGTGAAGTTGAGCCAGCAGCTTCACTGGCGCTGGAGATGAAATACGCCCTGGATCCCAACCGGCAGATTAAGAAACGGAACAAAGCTCTCCAGGTGAGATTTAAAGATATCTGTGAGGCCCAGAACGAGCAGAGGGACAAACAGCTGTCCACCGCGCAGGATCCTGACAAGAGGGAAGCCAAGCCCGTTTCCTACAAAACAGCTTATCGCAAGTACATGACAGTGCCTGCCCGGAGGTCGATACCCAACGTCACCAAGAGCACAGGAGTTCAGACTTCACCCGATCTCAAAAAGTGTTACCAGACCTTTCCTCTGGACCGGAAAAAGGGGAATATTCTTAAAAGCGCCTCGACCGTGGACACCTTTAAGGGTCAAAACAACGGGTTTCTGATAGACGTTAAGGACAAGGAGGGCAGCAGCTCAGGGGAGGCCGTTCAGTGGAGCAGGAAGGCCGGCAGCCTGCAGACGGCAGAGTTCATTTCCCACATCAACGAGCGCGCCTACGGGGGCTCTCGCGACGACGGGGCCGAGGCCTGGCCAAGCGGCGATTTGCACAGCTCTCCCCAAGAGCCGCCGCCTCTCCCAAACTCGGCCGACGCCGCTTCGGAGGAGCCCACCGTGGTCCAGCCCGGCCGAGGGAGGCCGGTGgctgggcggccggggagcGAGGAGGCCGCCCAGCCCCTCCACGGGAGGGTCTTCAAGACTGAAGTGGCCACCGTTTATCTACCGGCGGCCGGTTCAAACGCCTCGCAGCACGACCTGCCAAACCTCGCGGCCGAGACCGACTGGTCACCGTGCCCGGCAGCCGAGGAGGACAGAAAGCAGACCGCGCACCTCAACGGGGTTCAGCCCCAGGCGGGAGATGCTCGAGCCTGCTCGTCGCGGGCGCAGTGCCAAGCCACCGAATGTAATGAACAGACCCTTCAGATAAACGTTTCGCCTATGGAGGAGACCCAGCCTTGCCAGACGGCCGTCGCGGTGAGCGAGGAATGCCAACAAATCGTGCCTCACACAGAAGTTGTGGACTTGAAAGCGCAGCTTCAGATGATGGAAAATTTGATCAGCTCCAGTCAGGAAACCATAAAAGTGTTGTTGGGTGTTATACAGGAGCTAGAGAAAGGAGAAGCTCACAGAGAAGG GCTTTCATATCGGACTGGTCAAGACACGGCTAATTGCGACACATGCAGGAACAGTGCATGTATTATCTATAG TGTGGAATTGGATTTTAAACAGCAAGAAGATAAACTACAGCCAGTTTTGAGAAAACTTCATCCTATTGAGGAAACTCAGGTTGCACCTTTGCCTTATTCTCAGGAGAGCTACTCCTCCACTCCCAAGCAAAAATCCAAAACTGAATCAAAAAAGCATGGAAGATGGAAACTCTGGTTCCTTTAA